taaaccaaaccgcaccaaaccgtttatttatggtttggttttttaattttaatggtttggtttggttttttattttgaaaaaaccacatgagcggtttggtttcaaaattcttctaaaccgcaccaaaccaaaccatGTACACCCCTAATAAATTTCATgtaaaaacaaaatttttaaataaaaaaattactatcAAAATAGTGTTTTAGGAGACAAAACGACATAAAAAGACATACTATAGGAAAAGTGATGATATAATAGGTTATAGGTAGCTTGAACGTTCTATTCTTTAAACCTTATACTATTCGAATAAAACACATATTCATTAACATCCAATTGCATTTTCATCGATTAGACATAAATTATTAAGCCCCCGATTTGGATAATATACATACGATGTGCTCTGCGGTTTCTCACCCACTTGTAGTAGAGGAGTGctaagttaattaattatttatttatttatacactttcaaacattgtttatttaagatttatttactttattaatCCTTTTCGATTGTACTTTAAAAATGGCTACCAACTTCCTTGAAATAAATGAGCATGGCCCAAGTAAAAAAAGGAAGACCCTTTCCTCCCATTCTAATTTCAAATAACTTTGTAATTAATTGGTcaaatttaatatgaaatatttagTTGACTTTCACTCTTTAttttcattataatatatataatatttgagaTAGCCAATTGTTTGAAAAGcgtttaaataaattatataatggCAAAGTTAATTCATTTTCCTTTCATAGTTAGATTAGATGTACATAACATAGTAGTTTTTTCCCTTTCAATATCATAAAAAAGTacatgaattaaaaaaaaaattaaaaaaaaaattcattatttgACATGGCCGGGCTGGCTAGCTAGACCACATCGAAAGAAAAGTCTACTATGAATTCTCTTTGGTCTTATTGAAGAGTCTATTAAGCTTAAAATTCAATCATAATAATGATGTACagtcattttaatattttattatgctACTTGCAATATTAtatttaacctaacatatatTGATGTGCTTTACTACTGCCCCTACGCTTGTGGTGGCGGCTGCCAACTTAAtaaagttttagttcaaggaacAACAAAATTAAACACTTTgtaaattaaacaaaattaatattatCATGGTAACTCGATTTGTTTTACTTTCTAAAGTAAACACTTTGCTTAATTTGTCATTAAAACGTAGAAAACAAAAGGTTCCTAGGTTACTTGAGAATTACGAATATGCCAAAGCTCCACCAATTGGTTATGAATTCGGTACGTGTAGCAGTTGATACAAATTATAATGCTCTTTTCTATCTTTTGTCTCTAATTAAGAATTTGACAAATAAATTATGGGTTTCTATTTTTTAGGATCTTATATTTTATCTCATTGTTTGTTTAAACCATGGGccgttttgtaatatttttggtgttgtttggtaatacttaaaaaaaaatatatttttatttaattaattaaaattttgacaattaaacataaaataatatttggtaactctatttttatttattatttttaaaaattttaattaaaatttattaaattttaaaaatagaatttttttacttcaaaattttTAAACTGTTTTCGACTTTTCGTTTCTTTTTTTAAATCAACATCTCATTTTATAAtgttaaacaaaataaaagttatcaaacctatttattattttttatttttaaaaataaacaacaaaaatagttaccaaacatatttttattttttaaaaatcaagaaacaaaaataaaaataatatttccatttttgtgtttaaaaaattcaaaaacaaaaattttaccaaacacaacctttgtttttgaattttttaaacacaaaaataaaaatattattttatttttgtttctttattttaaaaaaataaaaatatgtttggtaactatttttgtttttaaaaacaaaaaataataaacgcgtttgataacttttatttttattttttgtttaacaatataatgtgttgatttgaagaaaagaagaaaaaaaagaaaggaaaaatttcAAACTgtttaacaaaattttgaaagtgaaaaaattatattttcaaaatttaataaattttaattaaaattaaaaaaataataaataaaaatagagttaccaaacacattttatgtttaattttcaaatttttaattaattaaataaaaaactatttttttaagtgttactaaACAACACCTAtgtgtttttaaaaattattttttggactttgtattttgtaaaatgattcagaTAGGTCCCTAAAtttgattttgattaaaaaaaatttaaactaagaatcacaaataatttatcaaaccaATAATTCACAACAAAAGTACAATCAATCTACCTAATAAGTGTGttgtcatatttaattttttatttatcaaaattaGATTTAGTGGTCTATTTGAACTgtttacaaaacacaaggtctaaaaatTTATTTGACAAAATCTAAAGTCTTAAaaaataatgagacaaaatacataataaaaaaaaaaataaacccataaattatatatatataactttatattttactttttgaatatttatttaaatccaCATAGAAGAAGCGCATTATTTGAGTAAACAAAAATTCTATTCTAACATAGAATTCTAAAATAAAAAGTCTTTtagccacaaaaaaaaaaagaggaaaaaagaTAGTATATAAgtacaacaattaaaaaaaattaatatttatacgGGAAATATCTTGTAAAAAATACGGTTAGATATATTTCACATTTTTGGTCAATCTCGTGTCATAGATTTTATAGATGTAATCCATAAACGCGTGGCAGTAAGTAGTGGAACATGTGGACTGCCAGCTAGACATGGAAAGTACGAGCTGGCAAAAGTAAGAGTGAGAATAGTAAAATGGAAGGTCATTTAAGTAATTTCGACTCTAAATAATTTCATCGTAATCCAGTAGTACCATTTTCATGCTTGCATTTTACgcaataaggtaatataaatctagACATTAAGGCAGGTAAATGTCAAGAAAGTTCGATATatctaaatatatttaataataataaataataatttaataattccAACCAAAAACCCACCAAGTCTTGTCCAAGTCCTACTACTTAAACCCCTCCAAACTCTTCTTTTCTTCTCATTCATGTACTCTTAAAACCCTTCTTGATTCCGCATAACCAACGTCATTTCTCTCTAGTTTTACATTCTCAAGTTCTCAACCAGAAAATATTCAACCTTTTCCAGTCTTAGCACTCGTTCCATTCTACTAAAAATTTAGTCTTTTTTCAAAATGTGTGGCGGTGCTATCATCGCTGAATTCATCCATGGAAACCGAGGCCGTCGAGTTTCCTCTTCTGATATATGGCCCAACTCGTCTTTTGTTAAGTTGAACAACAACACCAACAACTTCTTCGACTCTGGTTTTGGCCAGTGCGTTCATGATGAGCCTGCTCCCGTTAAGAGATCCACACCCTCTTCAGGTTAGCTTATACGTTACATTGCCCTTTTTTCTTGTGTTTGGTTAGTCTGGTTCTGAGTTAGGCATTTTTGCGAACAGATGGTGTGCAAGCTGAAAAGCCCCCAAAGAGGCCAAGGAAGAATCTTTACAGGGGAATAAGACAGCGTCCCTGGGGAAAATGGGCGGCGGAGATCCGCGATCCGCGAAAAGGGGTTCGAGTTTGGCTGGGTACCTTCAACACTGCTGAAGAAGCAGCCAGAGCCTATGACAGAGAAGCTCGGAAAATCCGTGGCAAGAAAGCTAAGGTCAATTTCCCCAATGAGGAAGACAGCTTCTCCAGGATCCAACCATCTCGCCCTAATCAAACTCAAACCCATCTCGTGAAACCGAACCACAATACTCCCCTGTATCAACAACCTCGTGATACTCTGCCTCAAAGTTTCGAAATTGAGTTTGGTTACGATCTCATTAACCAGATTGGTGCTTTTCCCTCTAATGGGTTGAACAATGCTGGCGCCGACCGAGCAGTTACTTCTGGGGATGAACATTCTGGGTCTGGTTCAGAAGGTGCTTACTCTTCAACCGGATTAATACTGGGTTACAATCAGAACGCCGCCGGCGAAAATGGTGGCTTGATCCAAACCAGagtgaagaaagaggaagagCCGATAAAAGAAGCGAAAGTGAGCAAGGAAGTAATCTCAATCGAGGACGAAGAAGATAACGAGGTACAGAAGCTGTCTGAGGAGCTAATGGCGTTCGAGAATTACATGAAATTTTATCAGATTCCCTATCTGGATGGGCAGTCGGCGGCTTCGAGCAATGTTCAGGAGAGCGATGTTGGTCAGCTCTGGAGCTTCGATGACGACGATGACGTCCCTTCTTCAGAAAGCTCACCGTCCCTGTAACGGCGTCGTtttatctccatatatttatttatttatttgtctttgttttttcttaaaaGGGTAGTTTTGTAAATTTGAATAGAATTGATGATTTTGATCATTGGTTCCAAGTATTCGAACTAATTAAGGTGCTTTAATTAATAGATTACCAAAATAAATGTGTGCAGTTGTCAAAAATCAAAATATAGCTGCCTTGTTTGTAGGCTTACCCTTCCTTTTAATGAAATTGTGTTCAAATATTATAAAGTTTTGTATACCGTATTCTGTTTTATTTTATCTGTTGCCTTGAATTTCCAATTTTATGTGATATTTTCAAAAACTTTTGGTGGGAATTTGGTATGTGACAAATAGGGTTAaggattaaataaatattattaatttattaatttaattgttGGGTAAAAAAAGTCCGAAAATTACGGGTAAGAGTAGTACAGACTCCAGAGTAAGGTGTAGGCCAAAACTACCGACTAGTATTTGAGAAAGCGGCGCCGCTGGTTTTAGGAAACCGAAGGCCGAGTGGCGCCAACTGTTTTTTCAATAAAAAGAAAACTAGTACGATATGTTATGCGTGGTCTTTGGTGTCGTACGTTTGTACTTCAATTAGTAGTATctcattttgtttttttttttcttatgagAAAGTAGATCATTTCCTTCACCTTTTCGCCGCGTGGGTCCATTCTCGCTTTCCAATTTTTACACGTTTTGAAATGAAAAtcactaataaaatatttataattattaatcttAATTACttgtagaaaaaaatattaaatacaaTTTATATTACACTTTTTTAAATGAATGACATAGGCATTCTACTAATAATTGCATAGACAAATAAGAGAATTAACATTAGAAAACAAAACTGCTTAACGTAATATTTTGTAACGattaaaaaatagtattataCTATTTTGAATCATGTATGTTGTTTTCTTAATTGTTTGGATTATgtattttggtaaattattttttagactttttgttttgtaaaataattctAATAGATCATtgaacccgattttgatcaattttaatttaattataatcacaaataatttaccgaACTAACAACTCATAACAAAATTATAATCATTTTGTATGACAACAGTATTGTTATATTCgattttttattcatcaaaactGAGTTTAGAgatctatttgaatcattttacaaaacataggatctAAAAAGTAATATGTTAAAACATAGAGTCCAAATaagtaataaaacaaaacatataatTTAATATAGTATAAttccttaaatatatatatatatatatttataaaaaaattttgGGGAAATTGTGTGGTAGGAAGTTATTTTCATCACATTTGTACAATATGTTTCTTATATGTATACGTGGACACGTTTTGATCCTAATTTTTTTATGATGGTATTTATTGTACAACAAATAATAAAAGtgtcgaaaacaaagttcaaacaatTTGTTGTACACgtacttttatttatatatttatcattactaaaaaaattataCACTTTGCatgattttttatataaaaaaactaaatatgcatatatagatagattatttaaaccacatgtattttggtcgattactaTTTAgatcctttatttttaaaatgaaaaagtaaattatttaaaactagTTAAATAAAGAGTTAGCATTGAATTTTCGAAAATAATATTTGACTAAAATAAAGTAgaataaaaatatcatttttagcaaaagttgaataaaaattagaaaaaaaacataaagaaaatagaaTGAGCGACATTAGAATCtcttgtatataaatatatagatacaAATAATCACTTAGTAATGAAagaaaaatatggaaaaatagTGGATACACAAATTTTAGAGATAATAAATTTCAATTGTagttttgtgtttattttttaatcttggGATTTATGTTTTTTTCATACATGTTAAaacttattaattaatattaacaacTAAATATTCAAGCAAATAATTATAAATtgtgaaaaataataaaatttgtaattcacatatttttttaccgtcataaattttaaatttactaTGAGACTCACTCAGTTAACTAAGGTTGTGTTTGATAGGATGGAGAGAATATAATTAAGGAAGGGAGGAGAGTAACAGTCTTTTTATGGTGTTTGGTATGATAAATGTAGTGGAATGATAAATGAGTCTTTATAtatgaaattatttttttatccttatatttattttttaataatgtttaagattgtataattgtaattttaaataaatgatgAGAGATGTGAATCATTCCATTAAATTCTAAATGGAGCGTTGAAGAGGATTCATTATGCTCTCATCTATCTTTTCCTTCCATCAATCCCTCTATTGTCATGCTCTTTAAAAATATGCTACTTAAAAACTAGCTCCATGCATTATGTTACGTAAGAGCATCTCCAACCAATAACATCATATATATGGTGTTGTATcaatactaaaattaaaaaattttagcactatatttttttttccattctaaccataacacaaaaaattataccaaaaaaatatattatttattattatattattttttaacaaaataatatatataagatataaatatatatatttttaaaagagatatgatatatatattataatatatatatattaaaaaaaataagtttttttttcatataagttGTGATACTGTTCACACACAACTAAATAGTGTATAATATGGAGTATAATATGGAGTTGGGCTTGAGACAATTTAAAAGAATatcagcatatatatatatattttgttttagggttggGTTGGAGTTGGCCTCCGAACAACTTCAACTGTCACCGAAATAGAACAAAACACCAAATGTGAGCTTCAACCAAACACCATTATTGGTGTCAGAAAGTGCTATAGGCCATCTCTAAACTAAGCTTTATTTTAAAGCTCCATCAACTTCATTTTATCACATCAAATTACTATTTCATATCAAATCCACTACTtcaaaaaataatattcttattttcattctttttaatCATCAATAGTTTttgtaaataataaataaacattgatgttatataaaaattatcattaataaacataattaagtaataataattatatatcaagtaataaaaaaataaacaaaatattaatttgGACTTAACTTAAATTGTTACACTACAAAAATTAAacattacatttaaaaaaaattattgttgatttcatttcGTGTTTTAAATTTTGTACTatttaaaattttcatattattatattttatttctaatcttaatttttgtgttgtacattttttatttgtttctaAAATGttggtttaatattttaaaacttaaaataaaaaaaaataaaaataaaagaatactTAAAATAATATATAGCAAAAGAtatatgtgtacatataaataatattgagCGTATAATTGTTATTCTACTCCCACATCAAAAGATATATGTGTACATATTGATGTTGCAAAGTGAAATAACATCAAATTGAAGTTGAAGTTAACGTGTGATTTGAGAGGGATTTTTGAACATTTTGAAGCAAACGTCTATTTGGTACATGATTGTAAAAATGGAGATTTTCTCCATGTATGTGGTTTATTCATTCGACAACGTGGTCTTGAGGAGTGATGTTGTTTAGTCCTTCTCCCTAAAGGCCCAATATACTGGAGAGTCGTTTCATCACAATCAAAGAACATACTTAGAGGTTTGCTTACAGAATCTTTTCCCAAATACCCCTAACAGGAAGTCATTTTACAAATAGCTACGTTGATCCAGTAAAGCTCATCAGGGTATGATCAACCCATCAAGCACCAAGGACTTCCCTTCATGGAAGGAAAACTCTCATTCCAGGTGTCAGTCAGAGTGGCACTCGGGACCATAGACAGTACCTAACATTTTCGGTGGCCACAAAGATTGCGTTGTCGATCCTATACAATCGGCAAAATAGATGTCCCACGACACCACCTAAGTGTGGGGATACGCGCAGCTACCCTCTGACAGCATTAGAAATCATATTTTCTAATAACGTCGTGGGCATGATAACCTCATAGTGGGTTCGTTGAATGACAAAGGCGGCCCGCCGTACGCCTAAATCTTGATTTATGAGTAATATGATCCATTAAGGAAATTTTATTGTAATAAGCTCCAATTAATGAACTTAATCC
The genomic region above belongs to Humulus lupulus chromosome 1, drHumLupu1.1, whole genome shotgun sequence and contains:
- the LOC133789322 gene encoding ethylene-responsive transcription factor ERF071, yielding MCGGAIIAEFIHGNRGRRVSSSDIWPNSSFVKLNNNTNNFFDSGFGQCVHDEPAPVKRSTPSSDGVQAEKPPKRPRKNLYRGIRQRPWGKWAAEIRDPRKGVRVWLGTFNTAEEAARAYDREARKIRGKKAKVNFPNEEDSFSRIQPSRPNQTQTHLVKPNHNTPLYQQPRDTLPQSFEIEFGYDLINQIGAFPSNGLNNAGADRAVTSGDEHSGSGSEGAYSSTGLILGYNQNAAGENGGLIQTRVKKEEEPIKEAKVSKEVISIEDEEDNEVQKLSEELMAFENYMKFYQIPYLDGQSAASSNVQESDVGQLWSFDDDDDVPSSESSPSL